CTGATTGCTGCGCGGGATACCCTGACGGGTGCCCTGCGCCGGAAGAAGGGCCGGTCCGAGGAACTGCTCCGGGCGCTCCGGTACGAACGGGCCCTGGTCTACGAGGCCCTCGGGAAGCCGAGGCGGGCTAGAGCCGAGTTCGAGAAGCTCTACGCCGAGGATCCCGACTACGAAGACGTAGCGGCCCGGTTGGGGCTGTAGCGGAAATCCGAATCAGCGCCGTTTCCGCCCCTTCGGGAATGTGCCGCTCTTTGGAAAGATGTTGCGTATCAATGGCTTAGCTGATATGAATTCTGTGGGATCCAGATTTCCCCGACTTTTCAAGGAGAGCGCCATTGAATGCCCAGACCGATATCCCTCGGCTTGTCCGTGAGCTGCGGGAACGGACGGGTCTGACCCAGGAAAAGTCTGCCGCCACGCTTGGCGTCACCTTTCCCACCATCAACCGCGGGGAAAACAGCCGCGCCCGGCCGTCGCCCCTTGCCAGGGAAAAATTGAGGCGCTGGTACGCGACATGGGAGAGAGGGGCAGCGATCTACTTGCTGAACTCCTCGGCGATGAACCGGTGTAACAAGGATAAGGTATGGCAACAAAACGTAGGTGGGTGCAGATCTTTTGCTTCTTGTTCCCAAGCTCCAGATTGGGAACACAACTGTGCAGAAGCTCCAGCTTCGGTGAGGCCGTTCCCAAGCTGGAGCTTGGGAACGGGGGGAAAAATTCTATTTCCCCTCCCCTTGTGGGAGGGGATTAAGGGGAGGGGGACGTAACTGATTGACATACATTAGTTTTTTCACCCTCACCCCAAACCCTCCCCCTACTCCCCTCCCCTCGTGGGAGGGGATTAAGGGGAGGGGGGAGAGGGGGATTTTTTGACCTTCGTTATCGTTTTTGCTTAAGGTCTCCATTTTAGAACGCTACCAAAAGATTATGACAGCTGGCATGCTCAACATACCGGAATCGCTTTAGTAATTGGTTATTTTGATATAAAACGTAACGGACGTCTTTATCGTCCTGGAATAATTTGTCTCGGACCCAGATTCCCTGAAACGGAAAGGGCGGGCATCTATCCCGGGAAGATAGCGCCCGCCCCTTGATCTTTCTGCCCGTACGACGACGCGTTTCTTCGCGGTACGTATAACTACTGTATTTCCCCCAAGTTGATGAACTGCGTCTCGCCGCTGTTGTCGTCTAGTCCGTCGTTGTCGGTGATGATCATGGCATCGCCGCCTGGAAGTACGGCCAGCCCCTCCACCTTTTCGATAATGTGGGCGCCGGGGGCCTTCAGATCGTCGATCAGATCGCGCACCAGCACCTTGCTCAACGTATCACCATCGGCTTTACCGGTTAAATCAATCTGGTAGATGCGTTTGATTCGGGCATCCGGCCCGCCCTGATTGTCCCTTTCCACCACAAGGAAGCGGTTACTGCCAAGGGCGGTAATCTCCGACAGACCGACCCAGCCGCCGTTCGGTGAGACGGGGAGATCCAGAGGATAGTTCATGAACTTCCATGTCTTTGCGGCAAGGTCATAGACGCCGATCCGCGGGTTGGTCTCCCCCGCCCAGGGGCGTTGCAGAGCGACGATCAGCTTTCCATCCGATTCGGCGATCCCTTCGAGCCCGAAACGCTGCTGAAGGGCGTTGAGGGCCGCCGGAAGCATGATGATCTCCTCAATCACTCCGGCGGAATCGACTTTGACGATGAGATTTCCTGTTTTTACGGGGTACTTTTTGTCGCCT
This is a stretch of genomic DNA from Desulfoglaeba alkanexedens ALDC. It encodes these proteins:
- a CDS encoding helix-turn-helix domain-containing protein, which gives rise to MNAQTDIPRLVRELRERTGLTQEKSAATLGVTFPTINRGENSRARPSPLAREKLRRWYATWERGAAIYLLNSSAMNRCNKDKVWQQNVGGCRSFASCSQAPDWEHNCAEAPASVRPFPSWSLGTGGKILFPLPLWEGIKGRGT